The Montipora capricornis isolate CH-2021 chromosome 6, ASM3666992v2, whole genome shotgun sequence genome has a window encoding:
- the LOC138052087 gene encoding histone-lysine N-methyltransferase PRDM9-like produces MLWPSDRCSVVGFRYIFFVLFDSFRVRYNSMSSENDHYIVCDECDKPCLFGDCPEHGLLEWISDFKGTQLETPGRAASLPSDLCLMPSGVVQGQIGVFTKEAIGKRVVFGPFKGQKIPAEELDFENKQNFVHMWDVFKDGKLSHVVDGTNERFSNWMRFVNSARDNEERNLIVMQFRGEIYFRTCVPVQAGSELLVWYSDSYTQTVDSSTQNEQNGHDLVCEFCELTFAGPICLLRHKSIRCTGISRKSSSISDNANQFQVHPSNPTNQPQPSSSNLSHQFQAVEVGTSIDESTLPSGAGAESSYVVVHIGNTIEKSTVVQSEENSPYVVVHVQPAPSKSAKWSKRPSVGMGKVNSRKKAKRRNVPRLPEVSTRRERKASSTKLVVKNRNSSAKVTKSRSAAARKPSPSQQTSTCKELLLTDSTASSSKAPKSRQRAVEKTAKKRADNCKLTANGRKILTGGGKRSAKKVASKDEATGKTMAATKIKSQSGKSKASLSRKRLGMNSKEGDGDTVEKQFTEKTPPKRKKHKAAQGGGGDTEPPENSSTETKPRTETNSKPEAKAVYTCKICLGSFKWNSALQYHMRKHMAEKEFRCEICNKGLSQVSSLNRHMRMHRGERPYECQECGKRFLEKGKLVLHQRLHSGEPPEKKYKCTMCDRGFTLSANLRTHMRTHTGEKPYSCPQCGKAFKRSSDVASHLRSHTGERPYKCSNCSKAFTMLSHLKRHQVIHTGEKPFKCDLCGKGFTQPSSVKAHLKVHAKRQARLEGVNKEEREKRQKRATPKDAAMQTAGTARLNETAECSHGICLEDVQLDAAKIYGTVAVWITEGPSREAPEVGRTEVIESENVQLTEEYMSDTVTYMIPHSDAMGLLQLATSQVHQHEHLNSPAHEVVTQQLALRVGAELTTISAEQLDLSCSDEQFEFVSTHLSGRELLPLANGADQVINDPDRLQLKLGQNRGHESAGQQEERNLLEL; encoded by the exons ATGCTCTGGCCATCTGATCGATGCAGTGTTGTTGGGTTTCGCTACATTTTCTTTGTGTTGTTTGACTCGTTTCGCGTCAG ATACAACAGCATGTCATCTGAAAATGACCATTATATTG TCTGTGATGAGTGTGATAAACCCTGCCTCTTTGGTGACTGTCCTGAGCATGGGCTATTAGAATGGATAAGCGATTTCAAAGGAACACAGCTAGAGACTCCAGGGAGAGCAGCCAGCTTGCCCAGTGATTTGTGTCTTATGCCATCAGGTGTGGTACAAGGCCAAATAGGTGTGTTTACCAAGGAAGCAATTGGAAAAAGAGTCGTATTTGGACCATTTAAAGGACAGAAGATCCCTGCTGAGGAACTGGATTTTGAGAATAAACAGAATTTTGTGCATATGTGGGAT GTATTTAAAGATGGAAAGTTAAGTCATGTTGTTGATGGTACAAATGAGCGATTCAGCAACTGGATGAGATTTGTGAACAGTGCTCGAGATAACGAAGAACGGAACCTTATAGTTATGCAGTTTCGTGGAGAGATTTACTTCAGAACCTGTGTCCCTGTACAAGCCGGCAGTGAATTGTTGGTGTGGTATTCAGACAGCTACACACAAACAGTGGACAGTTCAACACAGAATGAACAAAATG GTCATGATCTTGTGTGCGAGTTTTGTGAACTCACGTTCGCTGGGCCCATCTGTCTTCTACGACACAAGTCGATTCGCTGCACAGGAATTTCACGAAAATCTTCAAGTATTAGTGACAATGCCAACCAGTTTCAGGTACATCCAAGTAACCCAACGAATCAGCCACAGCCGTCTTCAAGTAACCTCTCCCACCAGTTCCAAGCTGTAGAAGTAGGGACATCTATCGATGAATCCACGCTACCATCTGGAGCAGGAGCGGAGTCTTCATATGTTGTTGTGCACATAGGAAACACTATCGAAAAGAGTACAGTTGTTCAGTCTGAAGAGAATTCACCTTATGTTGTTGTGCATGTGCAACCTGCACCCTCGAAATCTGCCAAGTGGAGTAAACGGCCTTCGGTTGGTATGGGGAAAGTCAACTCGCGGAAAAAGGCTAAGAGGAGAAATGTTCCTCGGCTTCCTGAGGTTAGCACCCGAAGAGAAAGAAAGGCCTCAAGTACAAAACTCGTTGTTAAAAACAGAAATTCAAGtgcaaaagtaacaaaaagTCGCAGTGCTGCTGCCAGGAAGCCTTCGCCTTCTCAACAGACTTCAACTTGTAAAGAATTACTGCTAACGGATTCTACCGCAAGTAGTTCTAAAGCTCCAAAATCTCGCCAAAGAGCCGTCGAGAAGACAGCGAAAAAAAGAGCTGACAACTGTAAGTTAACTGCCAATGGTCGCAAAATATTAACTGGTGGGGGGAAAAGGAGTGCAAAGAAGGTGGCCAGCAAAGACGAAGCAACAGGGAAGACAATGGCGGCAACAAAAATTAAGAGTCAATCAGGTAAATCCAAGGCCTCTTTATCAAGGAAGAGATTGGGCATGAACAGCAAGGAAGGTGATGGTGATACAGTCGAGAAACAATTCACAGAGAAGACACCTCCTAAACGTAAGAAACACAAAGCAGCccaagggggagggggagacaCGGAACCACCAGAAAACTCATCTACGGAAACTAAACCAAGGACAGAAACAAACAGTAAGCCTGAAGCAAAGGCAGTGTACACCTGCAAGATATGCTTGGGAAGCTTTAAGTGGAACTCGGCTCTCCAGTATCACATGCGAAAGCACATGGCCGAGAAGGAGTTCAGGTGCGAGATTTGCAACAAAGGTTTGTCACAAGTATCGTCTCTGAACCGACATATGCGCATGCACAGAGGGGAAAGGCCCTATGAGTGTCAAGAGTGCGGCAAAAGGTTCCTGGAGAAAGGAAAGCTTGTGCTTCATCAACGCTTGCACTCCGGGGAGCCACCGGAAAAGAAATATAAGTGCACCATGTGCGATAGAGGGTTTACACTAAGCGCGAATCTGCGGACCCATATGCGAACCCATACTGGTGAAAAGCCCTATTCTTGTCCGCAGTGTGGTAAAGCCTTTAAACGGAGCTCAGATGTTGCCAGTCATCTTCGAAGTCACACAGGAGAGAGACCATATAAATGTTCCAATTGCTCTAAGGCCTTTACGATGCTCTCGCATCTAAAGCGACACCAAGTGATACACACTGGTGAAAAACCGTTTAAGTGTGATCTTTGTGGCAAGGGATTTACTCAGCCAAGCTCAGTCAAAGCGCACTTGAAAGTCCATGCTAAAAGGCAGGCACGGCTTGAAGGTGTCAATAAGGAAGAAAGggaaaaacgacaaaaaagaGCGACACCAAAAGATGCTGCAATGCAGACGGCTGGAACAGCGAGGCTCAATGAGACGGCTGAATGTTCTCACGGTATCTGCTTGGAAGATGTACAATTAGACGCAGCTAAAATTTATGGAACAGTGGCTGTATGGATTACAGAAGGACCAAGTCGTGAAGCACCAGAAGTTGGGCGAACAGAAGTGATAGAGAGTGAAAATGTGCAGTTGACTGAGGAATATATGAGTGACACGGTGACTTACATGATTCCGCACAGCGACGCCATGGGTCTATTGCAGTTAGCCACCTCTCAAGTGCACCAGCATGAACACTTGAACAGTCCTGCTCATGAAGTGGTAACCCAACAGCTTGCATTGAGAGTTGGAGCAGAGCTAACAACGATTTCTGCGGAACAATTGGACTTAAGCTGCAGCGATGAacaatttgaatttgtttctaCTCACCTGAGTGGTAGAGAATTGTTGCCTTTGGCTAACGGTGCAGATCAAGTCATTAATGATCCGGATAGGCTACAGTTAAAGCTTGGTCAAAACAGGGGACACGAAAGCGCTGGTCAGCAAGAGGAACGTAACCTTTTAGAGCTATAG